In the genome of Equus caballus isolate H_3958 breed thoroughbred chromosome 3, TB-T2T, whole genome shotgun sequence, the window GGTATAGACTGAAAGGAAAGTCAAGTATAGCCCTTTGAAAACGTGGCCTTTTATCACTTCTTGTGTGACCTTGACTGTTGCCCCCAAAACAACAGTTCCCTTGCTAGCCAGCCTGACTCTGGATTCTTTGGGAAACTGAAAACTCTTCCTCCAGTTTTCAAGCCCTCTGAAACCAGCCTCCCTGGTTTTTCCTACCCTGCATTTCCAGTAGTTGCTGGTCTAATCAGGCTTCAGTTCCGCAAGCACAACATGCGTGTGTCTTCGTGTCCTCACACAAGTTCCCGTGTCTCACAGTTAGTACTCCCTGAACTGCTGCATTTCCGGACCTTCAAGGCTCAGCTGCGCTCTCCTTTCTCTGATTGTTCTAGGCCTCACCAGCATCATCTCTTACGAACAGTTCAACACCATGGTCCCTCCTGTTTCTGAGGGCCTGCTTAATGCCAGGCGTTGCGCTAGcctcctgagaaaaaataacaatcaTGACAGTAATCACTTAGGAAGGTGCTGTTCTGACTTGTTTTGCATATTCATTCCTTTACTcttcacaactctgtgaggttgtattattaccctcattttgaAGGtcaggaaactgagccacagagatGTTAGTAACatacctaaggtcacacagctaataagtggcagagtcaggatttgcaCTCAGGGAGTGTGGCTTCAGAGCTCATACTCTTGACTTCTTAGCTATCCAGCTTTTCAGCTACATCTGTTTAcaatgctcacagcagcctcGTGAGGTAAGTCATATTGTCACCATTTACAGTAGAGGAAATAATGGACCAAGACATCAAATAATTAGCTTAAAGTCACAAGCATAGTAAGTGACTGAGCTGAGAATGAAATTTAGGTATCGCTTAtcaaaagagtacattctttccACCATGTTGTATTTGTTACCTGTCATTTCTTGATTAAAATTCAAACTTTGAAGATAAAAACTGTCATCTTGTGTTTTCTTAGTATTCTTATAGTGCTTATCTTGGTGCTTGATACATTGGACTAAATGTAGAGCGTAATTTAtgatattattaattatttaaaagttgtTAATTCTTGGATGATGTAAATGTTGACTGTTAAAATGAAATAGCCCCTTTCTCTAGTTGGTAATGTTGTCTTATTATATCTAATATGCCCACTTTTGGACTCTACTCTCTTTTTCAGGTACTATGAAGCATTTCCACCACTTTCTGAGAAGCCAGTTTGCCTGCAAGAGATCATGACTGTATGGAACAAGTCTAAAGTCTGTTCTTACTCTAGCTCTTCTTCATCATCCACAGCCCCACCAGCTAGCACAGACACATCCTCTCCCAAGGAGTGCAACAGTGAAGGGGAAGTCATCAGGGAAAGGAGCAATGACGTATCCACCACTGCCCACGAgaaaacccagagcagaagtcaaaATGAGAAGGAGAACAAATTTAGTCATGGCACAATGGAAGAAAAGCCTGCCGTGTACAAAAAGCAAATCCGACATAAACCCGAAGGAAAGATTCGCCCTCGCTCGTGGTCTTCCGGCTCTAGTGAAGCAGGCTCAAGTTCAAGTGGTAATCAGGGAGAATTAAAAGCATCCATGAAGTGTGTGAAAATAAGACACAAGACACGGGAAATTCGGAACAAAAAGGGGCGGAATGGTCAAAGCAGGCTTTCACTGAAACATGGCGAAAAGGCTGAAAGAAACCTTCATGCCGGAAGCAGTAGCAGTAGCAGCAGTGGTTCTGTCAGACAGCTGTGCAAACGGGGTAAAAGACCAGCAAAGGAGGCGGGGAGAAGAGACGTCGGGAGCGCCGAAGGAAGAGACCTCTACATGGAGAGCAGAAACGACAAAGAATATAAAGAGGAACCGTTGTGGTATACTGAACCAATTGCtgaatattttgttcctttgagcAGAAAAAGTAAATTAGAGACCACATACCGAAACAGACAAGATACAAGTGATCTGACATCAGAGGCAGTAGAAGAATTGTCTGAATCAGTGCACGGTCTTTGTATCAGCAACAATAATATTCATAAAACATACCTCGCAGCAGGTACTTTCATTGATGGTCATTTTGTAGAAATGCCTGCAGTTATAAATGAGGATATTGACCTCACTGGGACCTCATTCTGTTCTCTTCCGGAGGGCAACAAATACTTGGATGATATTCATCTATCAGAATTAACACACTTCTATGAAGTGGATATTGATCAATCCATGTTGGATCCTGGTGCCTCAGAAACAATGCAAGGAGAAAGTCGGATTTTGAATATGATTCgacaaaaaagcaaagagaaaacagattttgAGGCAGAATGTTGCATAGTGTTAGATGGAATGGAGTTGCAAGGGGAACGTGCAATATGGACAGATTCTACCAGCTCTGTAGGTGCTGAGGGCTTATTCCTGCAAGACCTTAGCAATCTGGCTCAGTTCTGGGAGTGCTGTTCATCTAGCTCTGGCGATGCCGATGGAGAGAGTTTTGGAGGAGATTCTCCAATTAGACTCTCACCAATCTTAGACAGCACAGCACTCAATCCGCATTTGCTTGCTGGCAATCAAGAGCTCTTTTCAGATATTAATGAAGGATCTGGTATAAACTCTTGTTTTTCAGTGTTTGAAGTGCAATGCAGTAATTCtgttttaccattttcttttgaaacacTCAACTtgggaaatgaaaatacagattCTAGTGCTAATATGCTTGGGAAAACACAGTCTAGATTGCTAATATGGACCAAAAATAGTGcctttgaagaaaatgaacactGTTCTAATCTTTCAACAAGAACTTGTAGTCCATGGTCCCATTCAGAAGAAACACGTTCAGACAATGAGACATTAAATATTCAGTTTGAAGAATCAACGCAGTTTAATGCAGAAGATATTAATTATGTAGTTCCTAGAGTCTCGTCAAATTATGTAGATGAAGACCTTCTAGATTTTTTGCAAGATGAAACTTGCCAGCAAAACAGTAGAACTTTAGGAGAAATTCCTACgttagttttcaaaaaaaaatctaaactagAATCTGTCTGTGGTATTCAGCtagaacaaaaaacagaaaacaaaacatttgaaaCTACACAAGTATGTAGTGAAAGCAGTCCACATGGAGATGGCTACAGCTCAGGGGTTATTAAAGACATTTGGACAAAGATGGCAGATAGCAATTCTGTAGCTATggtagaaatagaaagaattgATGATGAGTTGTTTTCAACAGATGTAAATAACTACTGCTGCTGTTTGGATGCTGAAGCTAAAATGGAGACCCTCCAGGAACCTAATAAGGCTGTGCAGAGATCAGAATATCATCTGTGGGAGGGACAGAAAGAGAACATGGAGAAAAGAGCTTTTGTTTCTAGTGAGCTATCGAAGGTGGACGGCGGTGATTACACTACACCCTCTAAACCTTGGGACGTAGCCCAAGACAAGGAGAATGCGTTCATCCTCGGAGGGGTTTACGGAGAACTCAAAACCTTTAATAGCGATGGGGAGTGGGCAGTTGTACCCCCCAGTCACACAAAAGGAAGCTTGTTACAGTGTGCGGCTTCTGACGTTGTGACGATAGCTGGTACAGATGTCTTTATGACCCCAGGAAACAGTTTTGCTCCTGGTCACAGGCAGTTATGGAAACCCTTTGTGTCATTTGAACAGAACGATCAACCGAAGAGTGGGGAAAATGGATTAAATAAGggattttcttttatcttccatGAAGACTTACTAGGAGCTTGTGGTAACTTTCAAGTTGAAGATCCTGGACTTGaatattccttctcttcttttgacTTAAGCAATCCATTTTCACAAGTTCTTCACGTAGAATGTTCATTTGAACCCGAAGGGATTGCATCTTTCAGCCCTAGTTTTAAACCGAAGTCAATCCTCTGCTCTGATTCAGACAGTGAAGTTTTTCACCCCAGGATATGTGGCGTAGACAGAACACAATACAGGGCTATTCGGATCTCTCCTAGGACTCACTTTCGCCCAATTTCTGCATCTGAACTGTCCCCAGGAGGAGGGAGCGAGTCGGAATTTGAATCTGAGAAAGATGAAGCAAATATTCCCATTCCTTCTCAAGTTGACGCATTTGAAGATCCACAGGCAGACCTCAAACCACTGgaagaagatgcagagaaagaaggcCATTACTATGGGAAATCAGAGCTTGAGTCTGGAAGATTCCTTCCCAGGTTAAAAAAATCTGGGATGGAAAAGAGTGCTCAGACATCACTGGATTCCCAGGAGGAATCAGCTGGGATTCTGTCAGTCGGAAAGCAGAATCAGTGTTTGGAATGTAGCATGAATGAATCTCTGGAAATCAATTTAGAAAGCTCAGAAGCAAACTGTAAAATAATGGCACAATGCGAGgaagaaattaataatttttgcaGTTGCAAAGCAGGTTGTCAGTTCCCTGCTTATGAAGATAATCCAGTTTCTTCGGGACATCTGGAAGaggtatgtgtctgtgtgtgtgggtattTGGTAGAAGGATTTGATCAGACTGTAATCCAAGAACAGCCATATCAGGCAGTGAAAGATAAGGTTAAATTATTGGGAAATTAGCTTAAATGTCTTAAAAGTTGGCATTCTTATGGTTTTACAAAAGGACTTAAAATGGATTTGATATTCATAAATTCGAAGTAGACACTAGACATTTTCTGCagagaaaagacatttttaaataaatcataggATATGAGATTCTTAAGTGTTGTCTTAATATGCAGGTACTACGCTTAAAGCAAAACCTAATATATAAGCTTTCCAGCTTACAAAGCTTGTGAATCAGGAAGTGGCTGTTTACTCTTCGAGAGGTCCTTTGCTTTTCAGAAGTAGCAGCAAAGGCTTTCTTTAAGTAGCAGGCTTATCTAACTGCCTCTGAAACTTTGATCAGTTTATTAAAACTTACATTTTACTTGTAAAATAAATTACATCAGTCTAGAGTTCTCTGAAATATATTGTGGTACATGTAAAAGTTAACCCATAATCTAAATACACCAAAATGGCTTCTACAGAACCTGTACACACGTCCCTTGCTTTGTACAAAGTGCATATTCCTGAAGCCATGTGAATTATGTGTTAGGTCTGTCAAATGACGTGAAGCGTAGTACTTTTGTTAATGGGAGTCATTGTACCCTTTGACTATTCCTAAGAAGTGGTTTGAGGTTAAATTGATTGTACAAGAAATAACACTTAGGGCAATAATGTGTTTCACAAAAAAGCATAGTGCTCTGCCCATTTTCAGCCATTAGTTGATAGAGCAGTGTCTGGCGCTTTTCCAGGAACAGCTTATTGAGAGGACAGTTGGAGGTGGTCAGAAGTCGTGCCACCTGTGGCTGGAGTGCAGATGAGTgtgcccctccctcccatctgTTCTTCTGCACGCTCCACCTGCTCAGGCTAAATCCTGCCCACACCGTGAGGCTCTCTTCAGATCCACCTCCTTCACTGACACATCCCGCATTCCTCCTCTCCCCTACTCCACCCCACCCTGCATcagaaataatttcttccttctcttcatttgCATGTACGTTATGCCTCTTTTTTTATTGCGTTTTCCATTTTTTGTGAGTTGTTTATTTACTTTAAAGTCTCTCGTTAGATTTTAAGCTTCTTATGGATACAGACTGTGCCTTACTCATGTGTCGTGTCGGTGCCTAGGAGTGGACCTGAGTGCATGCGACGATGGTAGGAAGCCCCATAGGCGacttgagaatcactgctctaatGAGCTTGCCTGGAGATCCTTAGACATGAATTCAGTCCCATTGAAACACTGAAATATGAACTGCTGAGAACAAAAAACAATAACGTTGTTAACATTTATCTGCTTGTTTATTGGCCTGCTTTTCATCCTTAAATATTCCTTTATGTACTTTGTATTTCCCCTGGTTCcagattgggaagaaagaaaaagaggaaagaagcgAGATTCTACATCATAGCACTACCATATTCCTTCGCTTTCTAGTATGTTGATGTACTTGTGTGTAATCAGAATTCTGGG includes:
- the KIAA0232 gene encoding uncharacterized protein KIAA0232 homolog isoform X5; this encodes MRPVCTVVVDGLPSESSTSSHPGPVSASEMSLLHALGPVQTWLGQELEKCGIDAMIYTRYVLSLLLHDSYDYDLQEQENDIFLGWEKGASKKWGKSKKKCSDLTVEEMKKQAAVQCLRSASDESSGIETLVEELCSRLKDLQNKQEEKIHKKLEGSPSPEAELSPTAKDQVEMYYEAFPPLSEKPVCLQEIMTVWNKSKVCSYSSSSSSSTAPPASTDTSSPKECNSEGEVIRERSNDVSTTAHEKTQSRSQNEKENKFSHGTMEEKPAVYKKQIRHKPEGKIRPRSWSSGSSEAGSSSSGNQGELKASMKCVKIRHKTREIRNKKGRNGQSRLSLKHGEKAERNLHAGSSSSSSSGSVRQLCKRGKRPAKEAGRRDVGSAEGRDLYMESRNDKEYKEEPLWYTEPIAEYFVPLSRKSKLETTYRNRQDTSDLTSEAVEELSESVHGLCISNNNIHKTYLAAGTFIDGHFVEMPAVINEDIDLTGTSFCSLPEGNKYLDDIHLSELTHFYEVDIDQSMLDPGASETMQGESRILNMIRQKSKEKTDFEAECCIVLDGMELQGERAIWTDSTSSVGAEGLFLQDLSNLAQFWECCSSSSGDADGESFGGDSPIRLSPILDSTALNPHLLAGNQELFSDINEGSGINSCFSVFEVQCSNSVLPFSFETLNLGNENTDSSANMLGKTQSRLLIWTKNSAFEENEHCSNLSTRTCSPWSHSEETRSDNETLNIQFEESTQFNAEDINYVVPRVSSNYVDEDLLDFLQDETCQQNSRTLGEIPTLVFKKKSKLESVCGIQLEQKTENKTFETTQVCSESSPHGDGYSSGVIKDIWTKMADSNSVAMVEIERIDDELFSTDVNNYCCCLDAEAKMETLQEPNKAVQRSEYHLWEGQKENMEKRAFVSSELSKVDGGDYTTPSKPWDVAQDKENAFILGGVYGELKTFNSDGEWAVVPPSHTKGSLLQCAASDVVTIAGTDVFMTPGNSFAPGHRQLWKPFVSFEQNDQPKSGENGLNKGFSFIFHEDLLGACGNFQVEDPGLEYSFSSFDLSNPFSQVLHVECSFEPEGIASFSPSFKPKSILCSDSDSEVFHPRICGVDRTQYRAIRISPRTHFRPISASELSPGGGSESEFESEKDEANIPIPSQVDAFEDPQADLKPLEEDAEKEGHYYGKSELESGRFLPRLKKSGMEKSAQTSLDSQEESAGILSVGKQNQCLECSMNESLEINLESSEANCKIMAQCEEEINNFCSCKAGCQFPAYEDNPVSSGHLEEIGKKEKEERSEILHHSTTIFLRFLVC
- the KIAA0232 gene encoding uncharacterized protein KIAA0232 homolog isoform X1, which produces MRPVCTVVVDGLPSESSTSSHPGPVSASEMSLLHALGPVQTWLGQELEKCGIDAMIYTRYVLSLLLHDSYDYDLQEQENDIFLGWEKGASKKWGKSKKKCSDLTVEEMKKQAAVQCLRSASDESSGIETLVEELCSRLKDLQNKQEEKIHKKLEGSPSPEAELSPTAKDQVEMYYEAFPPLSEKPVCLQEIMTVWNKSKVCSYSSSSSSSTAPPASTDTSSPKECNSEGEVIRERSNDVSTTAHEKTQSRSQNEKENKFSHGTMEEKPAVYKKQIRHKPEGKIRPRSWSSGSSEAGSSSSGNQGELKASMKCVKIRHKTREIRNKKGRNGQSRLSLKHGEKAERNLHAGSSSSSSSGSVRQLCKRGKRPAKEAGRRDVGSAEGRDLYMESRNDKEYKEEPLWYTEPIAEYFVPLSRKSKLETTYRNRQDTSDLTSEAVEELSESVHGLCISNNNIHKTYLAAGTFIDGHFVEMPAVINEDIDLTGTSFCSLPEGNKYLDDIHLSELTHFYEVDIDQSMLDPGASETMQGESRILNMIRQKSKEKTDFEAECCIVLDGMELQGERAIWTDSTSSVGAEGLFLQDLSNLAQFWECCSSSSGDADGESFGGDSPIRLSPILDSTALNPHLLAGNQELFSDINEGSGINSCFSVFEVQCSNSVLPFSFETLNLGNENTDSSANMLGKTQSRLLIWTKNSAFEENEHCSNLSTRTCSPWSHSEETRSDNETLNIQFEESTQFNAEDINYVVPRVSSNYVDEDLLDFLQDETCQQNSRTLGEIPTLVFKKKSKLESVCGIQLEQKTENKTFETTQVCSESSPHGDGYSSGVIKDIWTKMADSNSVAMVEIERIDDELFSTDVNNYCCCLDAEAKMETLQEPNKAVQRSEYHLWEGQKENMEKRAFVSSELSKVDGGDYTTPSKPWDVAQDKENAFILGGVYGELKTFNSDGEWAVVPPSHTKGSLLQCAASDVVTIAGTDVFMTPGNSFAPGHRQLWKPFVSFEQNDQPKSGENGLNKGFSFIFHEDLLGACGNFQVEDPGLEYSFSSFDLSNPFSQVLHVECSFEPEGIASFSPSFKPKSILCSDSDSEVFHPRICGVDRTQYRAIRISPRTHFRPISASELSPGGGSESEFESEKDEANIPIPSQVDAFEDPQADLKPLEEDAEKEGHYYGKSELESGRFLPRLKKSGMEKSAQTSLDSQEESAGILSVGKQNQCLECSMNESLEINLESSEANCKIMAQCEEEINNFCSCKAGCQFPAYEDNPVSSGHLEEFPVLSTDVQGMNRRQEKQSWWEKALYSPLFPASECEECYTNAKGENGIEEYPDVKEIPSNEERLLDFNRVSSVYEARCTGERNSGAKSNGFRRKIYSSASSNSGDTGSEGGDEWVDPSEEELFSRTHL
- the KIAA0232 gene encoding uncharacterized protein KIAA0232 homolog isoform X4, encoding MRPVCTVVVDGLPSESSTSSHPGPVSASEMSLLHALGPVQTWLGQELEKCGIDAMIYTRYVLSLLLHDSYDYDLQEQENDIFLGWEKGASKKWGKSKKKCSDLTVEEMKKQAAVQCLRSASDESSGIETLVEELCSRLKDLQNKQEEKIHKKLEGSPSPEAELSPTAKDQVEMYYEAFPPLSEKPVCLQEIMTVWNKSKVCSYSSSSSSSTAPPASTDTSSPKECNSEGEVIRERSNDVSTTAHEKTQSRSQNEKENKFSHGTMEEKPAVYKKQIRHKPEGKIRPRSWSSGSSEAGSSSSGNQGELKASMKCVKIRHKTREIRNKKGRNGQSRLSLKHGEKAERNLHAGSSSSSSSGSVRQLCKRGKRPAKEAGRRDVGSAEGRDLYMESRNDKEYKEEPLWYTEPIAEYFVPLSRKSKLETTYRNRQDTSDLTSEAVEELSESVHGLCISNNNIHKTYLAAGTFIDGHFVEMPAVINEDIDLTGTSFCSLPEGNKYLDDIHLSELTHFYEVDIDQSMLDPGASETMQGESRILNMIRQKSKEKTDFEAECCIVLDGMELQGERAIWTDSTSSVGAEGLFLQDLSNLAQFWECCSSSSGDADGESFGGDSPIRLSPILDSTALNPHLLAGNQELFSDINEGSGINSCFSVFEVQCSNSVLPFSFETLNLGNENTDSSANMLGKTQSRLLIWTKNSAFEENEHCSNLSTRTCSPWSHSEETRSDNETLNIQFEESTQFNAEDINYVVPRVSSNYVDEDLLDFLQDETCQQNSRTLGEIPTLVFKKKSKLESVCGIQLEQKTENKTFETTQVCSESSPHGDGYSSGVIKDIWTKMADSNSVAMVEIERIDDELFSTDVNNYCCCLDAEAKMETLQEPNKAVQRSEYHLWEGQKENMEKRAFVSSELSKVDGGDYTTPSKPWDVAQDKENAFILGGVYGELKTFNSDGEWAVVPPSHTKGSLLQCAASDVVTIAGTDVFMTPGNSFAPGHRQLWKPFVSFEQNDQPKSGENGLNKGFSFIFHEDLLGACGNFQVEDPGLEYSFSSFDLSNPFSQVLHVECSFEPEGIASFSPSFKPKSILCSDSDSEVFHPRICGVDRTQYRAIRISPRTHFRPISASELSPGGGSESEFESEKDEANIPIPSQVDAFEDPQADLKPLEEDAEKEGHYYGKSELESGRFLPRLKKSGMEKSAQTSLDSQEESAGILSVGKQNQCLECSMNESLEINLESSEANCKIMAQCEEEINNFCSCKAGCQFPAYEDNPVSSGHLEEFPVLSTDVQGMNRRQEKQSWWEKALYSPLFPASECEGVFCL
- the KIAA0232 gene encoding uncharacterized protein KIAA0232 homolog isoform X2, with protein sequence MRPVCTVVVDGLPSESSTSSHPGPVSASEMSLLHALGPVQTWLGQELEKCGIDAMIYTRYVLSLLLHDSYDYDLQEQENDIFLGWEKGASKKWGKSKKKCSDLTVEEMKKQAAVQCLRSASDESSGIETLVEELCSRLKDLQNKQEEKIHKKLEGSPSPEAELSPTAKDQVEMYYEAFPPLSEKPVCLQEIMTVWNKSKVCSYSSSSSSSTAPPASTDTSSPKECNSEGEVIRERSNDVSTTAHEKTQSRSQNEKENKFSHGTMEEKPAVYKKQIRHKPEGKIRPRSWSSGSSEAGSSSSGNQGELKASMKCVKIRHKTREIRNKKGRNGQSRLSLKHGEKAERNLHAGSSSSSSSGSVRQLCKRGKRPAKEAGRRDVGSAEGRDLYMESRNDKEYKEEPLWYTEPIAEYFVPLSRKSKLETTYRNRQDTSDLTSEAVEELSESVHGLCISNNNIHKTYLAAGTFIDGHFVEMPAVINEDIDLTGTSFCSLPEGNKYLDDIHLSELTHFYEVDIDQSMLDPGASETMQGESRILNMIRQKSKEKTDFEAECCIVLDGMELQGERAIWTDSTSSVGAEGLFLQDLSNLAQFWECCSSSSGDADGESFGGDSPIRLSPILDSTALNPHLLAGNQELFSDINEGSGINSCFSVFEVQCSNSVLPFSFETLNLGNENTDSSANMLGKTQSRLLIWTKNSAFEENEHCSNLSTRTCSPWSHSEETRSDNETLNIQFEESTQFNAEDINYVVPRVSSNYVDEDLLDFLQDETCQQNSRTLGEIPTLVFKKKSKLESVCGIQLEQKTENKTFETTQVCSESSPHGDGYSSGVIKDIWTKMADSNSVAMVEIERIDDELFSTDVNNYCCCLDAEAKMETLQEPNKAVQRSEYHLWEGQKENMEKRAFVSSELSKVDGGDYTTPSKPWDVAQDKENAFILGGVYGELKTFNSDGEWAVVPPSHTKGSLLQCAASDVVTIAGTDVFMTPGNSFAPGHRQLWKPFVSFEQNDQPKSGENGLNKGFSFIFHEDLLGACGNFQVEDPGLEYSFSSFDLSNPFSQVLHVECSFEPEGIASFSPSFKPKSILCSDSDSEVFHPRICGVDRTQYRAIRISPRTHFRPISASELSPGGGSESEFESEKDEANIPIPSQVDAFEDPQADLKPLEEDAEKEGHYYGKSELESGRFLPRLKKSGMEKSAQTSLDSQEESAGILSVGKQNQCLECSMNESLEINLESSEANCKIMAQCEEEINNFCSCKAGCQFPAYEDNPVSSGHLEEFPVLSTDVQGMNRRQEKQSWWEKALYSPLFPASECEVQKTFPRGFCVAGILWALGTQRHRRTGLCPWTQPQPDVGSAWST
- the KIAA0232 gene encoding uncharacterized protein KIAA0232 homolog isoform X3, encoding MRPVCTVVVDGLPSESSTSSHPGPVSASEMSLLHALGPVQTWLGQELEKCGIDAMIYTRYVLSLLLHDSYDYDLQEQENDIFLGWEKGASKKWGKSKKKCSDLTVEEMKKQAAVQCLRSASDESSGIETLVEELCSRLKDLQNKQEEKIHKKLEGSPSPEAELSPTAKDQVEMYYEAFPPLSEKPVCLQEIMTVWNKSKVCSYSSSSSSSTAPPASTDTSSPKECNSEGEVIRERSNDVSTTAHEKTQSRSQNEKENKFSHGTMEEKPAVYKKQIRHKPEGKIRPRSWSSGSSEAGSSSSGNQGELKASMKCVKIRHKTREIRNKKGRNGQSRLSLKHGEKAERNLHAGSSSSSSSGSVRQLCKRGKRPAKEAGRRDVGSAEGRDLYMESRNDKEYKEEPLWYTEPIAEYFVPLSRKSKLETTYRNRQDTSDLTSEAVEELSESVHGLCISNNNIHKTYLAAGTFIDGHFVEMPAVINEDIDLTGTSFCSLPEGNKYLDDIHLSELTHFYEVDIDQSMLDPGASETMQGESRILNMIRQKSKEKTDFEAECCIVLDGMELQGERAIWTDSTSSVGAEGLFLQDLSNLAQFWECCSSSSGDADGESFGGDSPIRLSPILDSTALNPHLLAGNQELFSDINEGSGINSCFSVFEVQCSNSVLPFSFETLNLGNENTDSSANMLGKTQSRLLIWTKNSAFEENEHCSNLSTRTCSPWSHSEETRSDNETLNIQFEESTQFNAEDINYVVPRVSSNYVDEDLLDFLQDETCQQNSRTLGEIPTLVFKKKSKLESVCGIQLEQKTENKTFETTQVCSESSPHGDGYSSGVIKDIWTKMADSNSVAMVEIERIDDELFSTDVNNYCCCLDAEAKMETLQEPNKAVQRSEYHLWEGQKENMEKRAFVSSELSKVDGGDYTTPSKPWDVAQDKENAFILGGVYGELKTFNSDGEWAVVPPSHTKGSLLQCAASDVVTIAGTDVFMTPGNSFAPGHRQLWKPFVSFEQNDQPKSGENGLNKGFSFIFHEDLLGACGNFQVEDPGLEYSFSSFDLSNPFSQVLHVECSFEPEGIASFSPSFKPKSILCSDSDSEVFHPRICGVDRTQYRAIRISPRTHFRPISASELSPGGGSESEFESEKDEANIPIPSQVDAFEDPQADLKPLEEDAEKEGHYYGKSELESGRFLPRLKKSGMEKSAQTSLDSQEESAGILSVGKQNQCLECSMNESLEINLESSEANCKIMAQCEEEINNFCSCKAGCQFPAYEDNPVSSGHLEEVSSVYEARCTGERNSGAKSNGFRRKIYSSASSNSGDTGSEGGDEWVDPSEEELFSRTHL